One stretch of Oncorhynchus keta strain PuntledgeMale-10-30-2019 chromosome 18, Oket_V2, whole genome shotgun sequence DNA includes these proteins:
- the LOC118371702 gene encoding suppressor of cytokine signaling 5-like gives MSEPKESGDRGKDRERGARPKVRQSRSEERRDAGGGQKGGRGKKKGQTSHEQAGERPVSDGFEYGDLLTGLEPRDRCSSSPLKEGRRWQGLEGVTSLSQDRGTARLSQGTAEPPTNEAEGRGAGGSRTLRQKIQDAMGQCFPIKTNTPSSSSTQQVFMPQAAAAGAGSSSRRKIHLTELMLDDCPFAAGTELAQKWYLIKQHTAPISTPPVVDTLVVSASASASNLAAVVEDVDDRLRERRRISIEQGVEPPPNAEIHTFEVTAQINPLYKLGPKLAHGMNELAGDDRATIHQQQQLLLQRQQQHQLLLQSCLDTLDEVVAVASSSSASASALVPVCEAASVPDPMVDPEVTASLQPTKIVVPQAEGPPTQDGYRIHTQIDYIHCLVPDLLQITNLPCYWGVMDRYEAETLLEGKPEGTFLLRDSAQEDYLFSVSFRRYGRSLHARIEQWNHNFSFDVHDPSVFHAPTVTGLLEHYKDPNSCMFFEPLLSNPIHRTLPFSLQHVCRAVISSCTTYDGINVLPIPNTLKKHLKEYHYKQRVRVRRMDTWWE, from the coding sequence ATGTCTGAACCGAAGGAGTCGGGTGATCGTGGGAAAGACAGGGAGCGGGGCGCCCGTCCCAAGGTGAGACAGAGCCGgtctgaggagagaagagatgccGGCGGGGGGcaaaagggaggaagaggaaaaaAGAAAGGCCAGACATCCCATGAGCAAGCTGGGGAGCGGCCTGTCAGCGATGGGTTTGAGTATGGGGACCTGCTGACTGGTCTGGAGCCCAGGGACcgctgttcctcctctccactgAAGGAGGGCAGGAGATGGCAGGGCCTGGAGGGGGTCACTTCACTCAGCCAGGACAGGGGGACAGCCAGGCTGTCACAGGGGACAGCTGAGCCACCAACCAATGAGGCTGAGGGCAGGGGGGCAGGTGGCAGTCGCACACTCCGCCAAAAGATCCAGGATGCCATGGGGCAGTGTTTCCCCATAAAGACCAACACTCCGTCGTCTAGTTCCACTCAGCAGGTCTTCATGCCACAAGCTGCTGCTGCCGGGGCTGGGTCCTCCTCGCGCCGCAAGATCCACCTTACTGAACTCATGCTGGATGACTGTCCCTTCGCTGCAGGCACTGAGCTGGCTCAGAAGTGGTACCTCATCAAGCAGCACACAGCCCCCATCTCCACACCTCCCGTAGTGGACACCTTGGTGGTCAGCGCTAGTGCCTCTGCCTCAAACTTGGCCGCCGTCGTGGAGGATGTGGATGACCGGTTGCGAGAGCGTAGGCGCATCAGCATCGAGCAAGGCGTGGAGCCGCCGCCCAACGCAGAGATCCACACGTTTGAGGTGACGGCCCAGATCAACCCTCTGTACAAGCTGGGGCCCAAACTGGCCCATGGTATGAATGAGCTTGCAGGGGATGACAGAGCTACCATTCACCAGCAACAGCAGCTGCTTCTCCAGAGGCAACAGCAGCACCAGCTCTTGCTGCAGAGCTGTCTGGACACTCTGGATGAGGTGGTGGCCGTAGCCTCCTCCTCTTCTGCCTCAGCATCTGCTTTGGTCCCTGTCTGTGAAGCTGCTTCTGTGCCTGACCCCATGGTTGACCCTGAGGTCACAGCCAGCCTCCAGCCAACCAAAATTGTTGTTCCCCAGGCTGAGGGTCCCCCTACTCAGGACGGCTATCGCATCCACACCCAGATCGACTACATCCACTGTTTGGTGCCTGACCTGCTGCAGATCACTAACCTACCCTGCTACTGGGGTGTGATGGACCGCTATGAGGCTGAGACACTGCTGGAGGGTAAGCCAGAGGGCACCTTCCTGCTCCGCGACTCAGCCCAGGAAGACTACCTCTTCTCCGTCAGCTTCCGCCGCTACGGCCGCTCTCTGCACGCCCGCATCGAGCAGTGGAACCACAACTTCAGCTTCGACGTGCACGACCCTAGTGTTTTCCATGCGCCCACCGTCACGGGGCTGCTGGAGCACTACAAGGACCCCAACTCCTGCATGTTCTTCGAGCCTCTGCTGTCCAACCCCATCCACCGCACCCTGCCCTTCAGCCTGCAGCATGTGTGCAGGGCGGTGATCAGCAGCTGCACCACCTACGACGGCATCAACGTGCTGCCCATCCCCAACACCCTGAAGAAACACCTGAAGGAGTACCATTACAAACAGAGGGTGAGGGTACGGAGGATGGACACCTGGTGGGAATAA